The genomic DNA CGGGACCGCGGGCGGTGTGCCCCAGTCAGGATCGGACGGGCCTACATGGCGCCGCTGGCCATCTTGCGCAGCACGGTCTGCAGGATCCCGCCGTTCTGGTAGTACTCGACGTCCACGTCGGAGTCGAGACGGACCCGGGCGTCGAACGTCTTCACCGATCCGTCCTCCGCGCGCGCCTCGACCTGCACCGTGCCCTTCGGGCGCAGACCGGACGCGATGCCGCGGATCGCGAAGGTCTCACGACCGGTCAGGCCGAGCGACTCCGGGTTCTGGCCGCCGACGAACTCCAGCGGCAGCACGCCCATCCCCACGAGATTGCTGCGGTGGATGCGCTCGAAGGACTCGGCGATCACCGCCCGCACGCCCAGCAGGAACGTCCCCTTGGCCGCCCAGTCGCGCGAGCTCCCGGTGCCGTACTCCTTGCCGGCCAAGACCACCAACGGCGTGCCCGCCTCCACGTAGCGCATCGCCGCGTCGTAGATGGACAGTTCCTCGCCGGTTGGGAAGTGGATCGTGTATCCGCCTTCCTTGCCGCCCAGCAGCAGGTTCTTGATGCGCACGTTCGCGAACGTGCCGCGCATCATGACCTCGTGGTTGCCGCGGCGCGCGCCGTAGGTGTTGAAGTCCACCGGCTGCACGCCCTTGGCCTGCAGGTAGCGACCGGCCGGCCCATCCTTGGCGATGGAGCCCGCGGGCGAGATGTGGTCCGTCGTCACCGACGTGCCCAGCAGCGCCAGCACGCGCGCGCCGTCGATATCGGAGAGGTCGGGCACGTCCAGCGACATGCCCTCGAAGAAGGGCGGGTTCTGGATGTACGTCGAATCCTGGTCCCACTCGTAGAGGTTGGCGTCTCCTTCCGGCAGGGGCAGCGCGCGCCAGTGCTCGTCTCCCTGGAAGACCTCGCCGTAGCGGTCGCGGTACATCTCGGGCTTGAGCGCGGCCGCGATCGTCTCGCGGATCTCCATGGGAGACGGCCACAGGTCCGCCAGGAAGACGGGGGCGCCGTCCCGGTCGTGGCCGAGCGGCTCGTTGTAGAGGTCCAGATCCGCCCGTCCGGCCAGCGCGTACGCCACGACCAGCATGGGCGACGCCAGGTAGTTGGCGCGGACGTGCGGGTGGATGCGCGCCTCGAAGTTGCGGTTGCCGGACAGGACGGCCGAGACGACCAGCCGGTTCTCCTTGACCGCGTTCTCGATGGCCTCGGGCAGCGGGCCCGAGTTGCCGATGCAGGTCGTGCAGCCGTAGCCGACCACCTGGAACTTGAGCTGCTCCAGATAGGGCAGGAGGCCCGCGGCGGTGAGGTAGTCGGTCACCACCTGGGAGCCGGGCGCCAGGCTGGTCTTCACCCAGGGCTTGACCTGTAGACCGCGCTCCACGGCGCGCTTGGCCACGAGACCCGCGCCCACCATCACCGAGGGATTGGACGTGTTGGTGCAACTCGTGATCGCCGCGATCACCACGCTGCCGTCACCGACCGGCATGGTCTCGCCGTCCATCGTGATCTCCACCTCGCGCCGGGTCTCGGTGGCCACGGCGGTGCCGCCACCCCCGCCCAGCGATGCGCCCTGCGGTAGCAGGGTGGGGAGGTCGCGCTGGAAGGTGGCCTTCATGTCCGACAGGCGGACGCGATCCTGGGGGCGCTTGGGCCCGGCCAGGCTGGGCTCGATGGTGCCGAGGTCGAGCTCGAGCTTCGACGTGTACTCGGGGTCGGGCGTCTCGTCGGTGCGGAACAGCCCCACCTCCTTGGAGACCCGCTCGACCCGGTCGACGAGCGCTTCGTCCCGACCCGTGGCACGCAGGTAGCGGAGCGTCTCCGCATCCACCGGGAAGAAGCCGATGGTGGCGCCGTACTCGGGCGACATGTTGCCGATGGTGGCGCGGTCGGCCAGCGGCAGGTTGGTCAGCCCCTTCCCGTAGAACTCGACGAAGCGGCCCACCACGCCGTGCTTGCGCAGCAGCTCGGTGACGCGCAGCACGAGGTCGGTGGCGGTGGCGCCTTCGGGAAGCGCGCCCGTGAGCTTCACGCCCACCACTTCGGGGAGCAGCATGTAGTAGGGCTGACCGAGCAGCACGGCCTCGGCCTCGATGCCGCCTACGCCCCACCCGACCACCCCGAGCCCGTTGATCATGGTGGTGTGCGAGTCGGTGCCGACGCAGGTGTCCGGGTAGGCCACGGACTCGCCGCGCTCCGTGCGGCGATGCACGACGGACGCCAGGTACTCCAGGTTGACCTGGTGCACGATCCCGGTGCCGGGCGGCACGACGCGGAAGTCCTCGAACGCGGTCTGGGCCCAGCGCAGGAGCTGGTAGCGCTCCCCGTTGCGCTCGTACTCCCGCTCGACGTTCAGCCGGTAGGCGTCCTCCCGACCGAAGTAGTCCACCTGGACCGAATGGTCGATGACCAGGTCGGCCGGCACGACCGGGTTGATCCGGGCGGCCTCACCCCCCATGCGGGCGAGCCCGTCGCGCATGGCCGCGAGGTCCACGACGGCCGGGACGCCGGTGAAGTCCTGCAGCACCACCCGGGTGGGCATGAACGGGAAGTCCGCCCCGGACGTGGTCGGGCTCCAGCCCGCCACGGCCCGGACATCCTCCTCCGACACGTATCCATGACCCTGATGGCGGAGCACGCACTCCAGCAGGACGCGGATGGAGAAGGGCAGCCGGTCGAACTGGACCAGGCCGTGCTTCTCCAGGGCCTGGGGCCGATAGACCGTGGTGGGGCCCTCGGCGAGGTCGATTCGGGAGCGGGCGCCGAAGGCATCCGGGGTGGGTTGGGCCACGTCGTGTCTCCTGGGCGGCGCGCCGGGCCGGACGGCGCGCGGTTCCTGCGATGGAGAGGGATCCGGCCCATGGGGCCCTCCAACCTATCGAATCGGCCGGTCCCGGTACAACGCCGGCAGGTTGAGACGGGCAGCCGCTCCGGGTTAGGTTAACAGGCTGTTTCGGGGCGTCGCTTCGAGGCCGGGGTGGCGGAATTGGCAGACGCGGCAGACTCAAAATCTGTTGTCCTCACGGGCGTGCGGGTTCGAGTCCCGCCCTCGGCACTGACCCTCGGAGCGGCACCGGCACCCGGACCCCACGGCGGGGTTCTGGGAGCCGCGAGGGATCTCTACGCGAACGTGGACCAGCGAGGGGGACGCACATGACGGACGACGCCCGGAACAGCCTGACCATCCGGGACAACCGCACGGGCCGGGAGTACGAGGTCGACATCCAGGAGGGAGACGTCATCCGCGCCCTCGATCTGCGACAGATCAAGGTCAAGGACGACGACTTCGGGATGATGACGTACGATCCCGGCTTCACCAACACCGCGTCCACCCGCAGCACCATCACCTACATCGACGGCGACCAGGGGATCCTGCGCTACCGCGGATATCCCATCGAGCAGCTCGCCGAGCAGGCCACGCACCTCGAGGTGTCCTACCTGCTCCTCAAGGGCGAGCTGCCGACCCAGGCCCAGCTCGACGAGTTCGTCCACGACGTGACGTTCCACACGTACGTGCACGAGAACATCCTGGAGCTGATGGGTGGCTTCCGGTACGACGCCCACGTGATGGGGATGATGATCTCCGCCGTGGCGGCGCTCTCCACGTTCTATCCCGATGCCAAGGACATCTTCGACCCGACCACGCGCTGGGTCCAGATCGTGCGCATCATCGCCAAGATGCCCACGTTGGCCGCGTTCACGTATCGGCACCATCGGGGGCTGCCGTACGTCTACCCGGAGAACGAGCTGTCCTACACGGCCAACTTCCTGAACATGCTGTTCCGGATCGGCGTGCGGGACTACAAGCCCAACCCGGTGCTCGAGCGCGCGCTGGACATCCTGTTCATCCTGCACGCGGACCACGAGCAGAACTGCTCCACCAGCACCATGCGCGTCATCGGCAGCGCGCACGCCGATCCGTTCTCCTCCATGGCCGGCGCCATGGCCGCCCTCTACGGTCCGCTGCACGGCGGCGCCAACGAGGCCGTGCTGCGGATGCTCACGCGCATCGGATCGGTGGACAACGTGCCCTCCTTCATCGAAGGCGTGAAGAACCGCGAGGAGCGCCTGATGGGCTTCGGGCACCGGGTCTACAAGTCGTACGACCCGCGCGCCAAGATCATCAAGCGCACGGCCGACGAGGTCTTCGCGGTCACCGGGAGGAACCCGCTCCTGGACATCGCGCTGGAGCTGGAGCGCATCGCGCTGAACGACGACTTCTTCGTCGAGCGCAACCTGTATCCCAACGTGGACTTCTACTCCGGGCTCATCTATCAGGCGATGGGCTTCCCGGTGGAGCTGTTCCCGGTGCTCTTCGCCATCCCGCGCGCCGTGGGGTGGTTGGCCCAGTGGGAGGAGCTGCTGCTGGATTCGGAGCAGCGCATCGCACGTCCGCGCCAGGTCTACCTGGGCGAGGGCGAGCGCGACTTCGTGCCCATCGAGAAGCGCTGAGCCGTTCGGCCGGCGCAGGAACCGAAGGGGGCGGCCCACCGGGTCGCCCCCTTCGCGCATCGGAGGAGCTCGACATGATCGACCCCATCGACCTGCGGGTGGACGGCATCGAGGGCGCCATCGGCGTGTGGGTCCTGGAAGGACCGGAGCCCGCCCTCATCGACCCCGGGCCCTCCACGTGCCTGGGCCGGCTGGAGGAGGGGCTGGCCGAGCGTGGTCTGACGCTGTCGGACCTGGCCCGTGTGTACCTCACGCACATCCACCTGGACCACGCCGGCGTGACAGGGCACCTGGTGCGCCGGGTGCCCGGCCTGGAGGTCGTGGTGCACGAGGAGGGAGCGCCCCACCTGGTCGATCCGGACCGCCTCGTCGCCAGCACCCGGCGCACGTTCGGTGCCTCCCACGATCGGTTGTGGGGGGAGGTGCTCCCCGTGCCGGTGGAGCGGATCCGAGCCTGGGCCCCCGGAGGGCCCTCGGTCGGAGCGCTGCGGGCCGTCCCCTCGCCCGGGCACATCGCGCATCACCTGGCCTGGCTCGACGAGGAAACGGGGACGTTGTACAGCGGGGACGCGCTGGGCATCCTCCTGGCGCCCGGTGCGCCGGTCCATCCACCCACGCCGCCCCCGAGCCTGGACGCCGCGGCCTGGCAGCGGACGCTGGGCGCGCTCGCCGCATTGGGCGCCGAGCGGGCGGCCGCGGCCCACTTCGGGGTCCACGCCGATCCGGCCGGCCGGGCTCGGGAGCTTGCCGCGGTGCTCGACGCGCTGCTGGGGCGTGTCCAGCACGCCCTGCGCACGGGAGACGCCGAGGCGGGGGCCCGCTACGAGCGCGAGGTCCGCGACCGTCTGGCGCCGTTCACCGGACGGGAGCGCGTGGAGCGCTACTTCGACGCCTTCCGGGCGGAGACGGACTGGAACGGCGTGGTGCTGCACCTCCAGCGGCTGGCCCGGGCCCGCGCGGAGGGCGCGTCATGAGTTGCCGTCGTGACCTGGGGCGCTCCCGGATTGCGCGTAGAGCGGGAGGACTTGCCTGCGGACGCGGAGCCGGAGGACTTGCCTGCGGACGCGCGCAGGGCCAAGCTCGACCGGGGTCGCCAGCCGAAGGACCGTGACAAGAGATACCGCCATCACCGAGTGGGTACGCCGCCTCGGCGCGGGGGACGGGCAGGCGCTCGAGGCCGTGATCCCCCTGCTGTACGACGAGCTGCGGGCCTTGGCCGGGCATCAGCTCCGCCAGGAGCGACCCGACCACACGCTGTCCGCCACGGGGCTCGTGCACGAGGCGTGGCTCCGTCTGTCCCGCCAGCGACGGATCGCAGCCGAGGACCGCGCCCAGTTCCTCTCCATCGCCGGGGCCACCATGCGCCGCGTCCTGGTGGATTGGGCGCGGACCAAGAAGCGCGCGAAGCGCGGCGGCGGCCAGGCCGACCTCCCGCTCTCCGCGGTCGAGGAGTTCCTGACGGTCGAGGAGGCCGAGGAGCTGCTGGCGCTCGACGACGCGCTGGCCCGTCTGGAGGTCGTGAACGAACGAGGCGCCCGCGTGGTGGAGCATCGCTTCTTCGCGGGGCTCTCCCAGGAGGAGACGGCCGAGGCCCTCGGGATCTCCCCCAAGACCGTCCAGCGCGCCTGGGTGGCCGCTCGGGCCTGGCTGCGGAAGGAGGTCCAGCAGGACCTGGCGCTGGATCCCCCGCTGACCGCTCCCTGAGGCGGCCGTCGCGATCTTGATGGCACGTGCCGCAGGCGGATGCGGGCGTGCACCATTCGTCGAGCGGAGGCGAGGTGGACGCTGAGCGCTGGCAGAGGGCGGAGCGGCTCTTCGAGGAAGCGCTCCAGCTCGCCGACGCCGAGCGGAGCGCCTTCCTCCGTCACGCCTGCGGAGACGACGCCGCGCTGCACGACGAGCTCGTGCAGATGCTCTCGGCGGAGGCCGCGGGCGCGCTGGCCATCGAGCGGAGGCTGGACGCGCACCGGGGTGCCACGGCTCCACTTCCGGGCGGCGGCAGGATCGGCCCCTACCGGATCGTCGACCTCCTGGGCCGCGGAGGCATGGGGGTGGTGTGGCGGGCGGTGCAGGAGGAGCCGGTGGAGCGCGAAGTGGCGCTCAAGATCCTGGCCGCGGACGTGGACGGCGGAGAGCTCCTACGCCGCTTCGAGATGGAGCGGCAGTTGCTGGCGCGGCTGGACCATCCGCACATCGCGCGACTCTACGACGCCGGCGCCACGGTCGAGGGACGGCCCTACTTCGTCATGGAGCG from Gemmatimonadota bacterium includes the following:
- the acnA gene encoding aconitate hydratase AcnA, whose protein sequence is MAQPTPDAFGARSRIDLAEGPTTVYRPQALEKHGLVQFDRLPFSIRVLLECVLRHQGHGYVSEEDVRAVAGWSPTTSGADFPFMPTRVVLQDFTGVPAVVDLAAMRDGLARMGGEAARINPVVPADLVIDHSVQVDYFGREDAYRLNVEREYERNGERYQLLRWAQTAFEDFRVVPPGTGIVHQVNLEYLASVVHRRTERGESVAYPDTCVGTDSHTTMINGLGVVGWGVGGIEAEAVLLGQPYYMLLPEVVGVKLTGALPEGATATDLVLRVTELLRKHGVVGRFVEFYGKGLTNLPLADRATIGNMSPEYGATIGFFPVDAETLRYLRATGRDEALVDRVERVSKEVGLFRTDETPDPEYTSKLELDLGTIEPSLAGPKRPQDRVRLSDMKATFQRDLPTLLPQGASLGGGGGTAVATETRREVEITMDGETMPVGDGSVVIAAITSCTNTSNPSVMVGAGLVAKRAVERGLQVKPWVKTSLAPGSQVVTDYLTAAGLLPYLEQLKFQVVGYGCTTCIGNSGPLPEAIENAVKENRLVVSAVLSGNRNFEARIHPHVRANYLASPMLVVAYALAGRADLDLYNEPLGHDRDGAPVFLADLWPSPMEIRETIAAALKPEMYRDRYGEVFQGDEHWRALPLPEGDANLYEWDQDSTYIQNPPFFEGMSLDVPDLSDIDGARVLALLGTSVTTDHISPAGSIAKDGPAGRYLQAKGVQPVDFNTYGARRGNHEVMMRGTFANVRIKNLLLGGKEGGYTIHFPTGEELSIYDAAMRYVEAGTPLVVLAGKEYGTGSSRDWAAKGTFLLGVRAVIAESFERIHRSNLVGMGVLPLEFVGGQNPESLGLTGRETFAIRGIASGLRPKGTVQVEARAEDGSVKTFDARVRLDSDVDVEYYQNGGILQTVLRKMASGAM
- a CDS encoding ECF-type sigma factor gives rise to the protein MTRDTAITEWVRRLGAGDGQALEAVIPLLYDELRALAGHQLRQERPDHTLSATGLVHEAWLRLSRQRRIAAEDRAQFLSIAGATMRRVLVDWARTKKRAKRGGGQADLPLSAVEEFLTVEEAEELLALDDALARLEVVNERGARVVEHRFFAGLSQEETAEALGISPKTVQRAWVAARAWLRKEVQQDLALDPPLTAP
- a CDS encoding citrate synthase, coding for MTDDARNSLTIRDNRTGREYEVDIQEGDVIRALDLRQIKVKDDDFGMMTYDPGFTNTASTRSTITYIDGDQGILRYRGYPIEQLAEQATHLEVSYLLLKGELPTQAQLDEFVHDVTFHTYVHENILELMGGFRYDAHVMGMMISAVAALSTFYPDAKDIFDPTTRWVQIVRIIAKMPTLAAFTYRHHRGLPYVYPENELSYTANFLNMLFRIGVRDYKPNPVLERALDILFILHADHEQNCSTSTMRVIGSAHADPFSSMAGAMAALYGPLHGGANEAVLRMLTRIGSVDNVPSFIEGVKNREERLMGFGHRVYKSYDPRAKIIKRTADEVFAVTGRNPLLDIALELERIALNDDFFVERNLYPNVDFYSGLIYQAMGFPVELFPVLFAIPRAVGWLAQWEELLLDSEQRIARPRQVYLGEGERDFVPIEKR
- a CDS encoding MBL fold metallo-hydrolase — its product is MIDPIDLRVDGIEGAIGVWVLEGPEPALIDPGPSTCLGRLEEGLAERGLTLSDLARVYLTHIHLDHAGVTGHLVRRVPGLEVVVHEEGAPHLVDPDRLVASTRRTFGASHDRLWGEVLPVPVERIRAWAPGGPSVGALRAVPSPGHIAHHLAWLDEETGTLYSGDALGILLAPGAPVHPPTPPPSLDAAAWQRTLGALAALGAERAAAAHFGVHADPAGRARELAAVLDALLGRVQHALRTGDAEAGARYEREVRDRLAPFTGRERVERYFDAFRAETDWNGVVLHLQRLARARAEGAS